In Emcibacter nanhaiensis, the sequence TTTGGCGGCGATCTCTTCCGGGAAGGGAACGGCCTTGCGTTTGGTGCGGTCGAGATGGGCGCCGATCAGCTCGCTGGTGGCGACTTCCTGGCCGCTTTCCGCGTCATACATGACGTGCAGGAACTTGATGGTCTTGTTGTTGATCTCCAGCAGTTTTGATTTGATCACCAGCAGGCGGCCGACCATCACTTCCGCCTTGTAATGGGTGGTATTCTGCAGGGCGGCCATGCCCATGCCGCTGCCTTGCACATAGTCCTGGGTGAGGCCGAGCGCGGAGACGAAATGCCAGGTCGCCTCGTCAAACTTGGCGGTATACCATTGCACATTCATATGGCCCATATGGTCCAGCTGGGTGGGATAGACAATGCCGCGATAGGTTTCGATCATGAGTGTACTCGACTGGTTTATTGTGATTGTTTATGTGCCGGGGAGACAGGATAGACCGGGAGACGGGGGAAATAAAGAAGTCTTCTTTCCGCCATGCTATGGAAGATATTGAATTAAGAGCTGAAATTTATTTCAAAGGTTCAATATGAGTTGGATTATCTGGATCGATTATACCCCAAGGCATCTTTTCATAATCCATGATAGGTCTTCCAAAAATACAAATATTCCCGTCTTCTTTCGTGGGCCAAAAGATACCAACCGGTGCAACATTTGCATGTTCATAGATTTTCACCATTTGGATTGGCCCACCTACACTAGGGAATCGATTGCTTCTGATTATGTCGCGTAGAATACAAAATGGCTCCATATTGAAGGAGCCCTTATCAATTTTATCCTTTGATTTTAACATCTCCACGAGCATGTCTTTTGCCTCTGCAACAGCATCTTCGTCTCCATTAAACGCGATTACCTTTTTAGAATTATCATTTTGTCCTTGCCAAGGAGTGGTGGGTCGAAATGTGAATTTATCAATATTGCTGTCGAAGTGCAGTTTCCAGATACGAAATTCTTTCATTTTCCATGAGTATCCACTTAGAACGAACACTGCCTCCGGGGGAGACGGTGAAATTTGTCCATGAGGAAGGTTGGAAATGAAACTTCTTGAATGATTGAAAAGTCTAACTAAGTGGCCTTTCAAGTCTGTAATATCCATTGCTCTGGATACAGCAGGTGGATAAAGGCGTATCCCGTCAATTGCTTGTTGTATAAATGGGTAAGCATCGTTGGTAATACCCGCAAATGAAATCACTGCATCACTTCTAGGGAGTTGAAAAATTTTTGGATTTCCATCCCAACTCTGTCCGCCTGAAAGTCTGCTATCTGAGATTACGATTAGTTCCCGTGTAGACTTCACCGTTCTAATCCAAGACATGCTTAAGGTCATGACGTCACCCTAATTCACTGATCTCAATTTATAGTAGAGTAATATACATGCTATCTTGTTGCATAGCTAATTTGCGTTATCTTTGTCATTATGTGCCATGTCAGCCACTTAGAACTAGGGCACAATAAGGTTGACTTGAGAGGCGCTTTTCGGCATCACTGAACTCACTGAAACGAGGGTCCCGTAGCTCAGCAGGATAGAGCACCAGATTCCTAATCTGGGGGTCACAGGTTCGAATCCTGTCGGGATCACCAAAATCAAACCGGCCCTTTGCGGCCGGTTTTGTTTTTGGTTCTGGCGCCGCCCGGATTTGGACCTTGTTCGTTCACGGAGCGTCAGCGGAGTAGACGAGGCAGTCGAGAGACTGACCGTCAATCCTGTCGGGATCACCAATAAAAAAAGCCGGGAATTTAACCCGGCTTTTTACTTTCTGGTCGGCGCTTTAAATTCTATTCCGCCAGTTGCGGCTGCGCGGATGCCCTCCGTTCCCGGGCCTTCATCGGCACCCCGAACAGCGGGCGCAATAAGGGGGTCCGCCGGATGACATATTCATGGAGCAGCAGGCAGCCGCCCGCGGTGACAGTCAGGATCACGAGAAATTCGCTCCAGACGCCAAGCCCCATCGGATCAACCATTACGCCCGCGAGCACGATCAGAGTCTGGTGCAGGATATACCAGGGGAACACCGCCTCGGTGCAATAGCTGAGTAGCTTCCCCGGCCGGTTGAGGTAAGTCTGTCCGGCGCCGAGGATCGCCATGATCGTCACCCAGGCATAAAGCGGGTACATGGCGCGGACGATATTCTCGATCCAGGTGATGCCGCCAAACCAGTTATCCCAGTTGGCCCACAGAAGGAACAGGCTGACCGCCAGGAGTACTGTTCCCACGGCCGCAATCCGCCAGGTCCGGGCGAGCACGTCCCAGAAAGTGCTGTTTTTGGCCAGCAGGAATCCGATCAGGAAATAACTGCCATAGCGGGCGTGTGCGCCCCAGTCGCCCCACAGGGCATAGGTCTGGGGGAAGGCGATATCTGTGGTGAAGCGGTAGGTGATGAACAGTGTCGCGGGCAGAATAAACAGCCGGCCCCCACCCATCAGAGCGCCGAACCAGGGCCGGTCCAGCACGTCCGCCAGTTTGCGCACTGCGGGCAGCAGCGGCAGCAGCAGCATGGTATAGGCCAGGAGATAGGCCACATACCAGAGATGGTTCCAGGTCGGCACAATGATGGAGAAGTTGCCGTCAGCAGACAGGTAGCGTCCGTAAAATTCCAGATAACCGGGGGTGATTTCCCCTGTTGCCAGGAGCTGGAAATAGGATTGCGGCGTGACAATCACCAGTATCCCGAACAGCAGCGGGATGAATAAGCGGCCAAAGCGGCGGACGGCAAAGCGGGCGACCGAACCATTCTTGTCAACGGCATAGCGCAAGGCGACGCCGGAAATCAGAAACAGCAGCGACATCCGGAACGCGCTGGAGAGCCACATGAAATGATCGAGCGTGTCATTCATATGCACGCTTTTGACATGCCAGCCCTCGCTGTTGAAAAACATGCCGATGTGATAAAAAATAAGGATGCCAAAGGCGATTACCCTGATCCAGTCCAGATCATAACGCCGGGTTGAATTTCTGTCCATGTCAGTCTCCAATGCGGTTGCGGTTAGTGATCTGCACTGTGGCAGAGCAACTGGGGCCGGTGCACGCCTGATGGTGCCTGCGGCGTCTGTCAGGGACGAACGGTGAGGCGGTTTTTTTGGCCAGGGATGAGCGGTGAGTGGCTTGGGACAAGCGGTAAGGTGCTGTTATTTTATCGCTTTTACATGATTAAAGACTGGCGTATGCTGCGACTCATGGAAACTCTGCGGACATATTGGCAGGCGATGGTGCAGATGGCGCTGCGGGACCGTTTGCTGCATTTTCTCGCGGCGTTCACTTTCGGTATTACCGTTGTCAATATCATGACCTATATTTCGGATGCGCGAAGGCAAGGCGGCGAGCCGGACCTGCTGCGACCGGTCATTACCGAATTTTCCAGCGCCCTGGCGCTTGTACTTCTGCTGCCGGCGCTGTTTGTCTTTTTTGATCGCCTGCCCCTGACCCGAAAAGACTGGGTCCGGCTCCTGCTCCCCTATTTTGCGGTCAGCGTTGCCTTTTCTTTGCTGCATGTGACCATGATGGTCCTGATGCGGAAACTGGCCTGGGTCGTCTTGTTTGACGGCACTTATGATTTTTTTTCCAATGGTCCGGGAGATATCCTTTACGAGTATCGCAAGGATCTGCTGAGCTTCCTGCTCTATGTGTCGGTGCACAAATTGCAGCGGCAGGTAAAGATGGCGGGAAAAGCCGGCCGGGAGAAAGCGCCTGTGGTCCTGAAAAGCGGGGCGACCACGATTCACCTCTATCCTGACGATTTTCTCTATGCAAAAGCCGCCGGCAATTATGTGGACATTACCTCGGGGTCGGGCACACAGCTGGCCCGCATAACACTTTCTGACCTTGAAAACCTGCTGCAGGACAGCGGGGCCGACGTGGTGCGGATTCACCGCTCTGCTATCGTCAATCGCAGTTCCATCGTGGAAACCGCGCCGATTGCCGGCGGGGATATGAACGTGAAACTGAAGGGAGGCGAGATGTTGCGCGCCAGTCGCCGTTACAAGGAGCGTCTGCTGTAAAATATTTCCGGACAGTCCGCACAAAACATCTTTCGCAATGAGTGTTGTTGGCTATACTTCGCGGACAAGTAAAAGGGGTATCTTGCCATGAAACATCAGATCAGCACCAGCATTGACATCAAGGCCCCGCCGGCCGAGGTCTGGAAGATCCTGACCGATTTTGACAGCTGGGGCGAATGGAATCCCTTCATTCCCAGGATCAGCGGCGATCAGGTCAAGGGCGGCAAGGTATCGGCCTCTATCCGCACCCCGGGCGGCAAGTCCATTTCCTTTACCGCGACAATCACCGACTATGAGGCGGAGAAAGTGCTCGAATGGTACGGCAGCCCGCCGATTCCGGGGCTGTTTTCCGGCCGTCACTGGTATCGGCTCGAACCCATAGACGGCGGCACCCGTTTTTCCCAGGGAGAAAAATTCAACGGCCTGCTGATCCGGCTGTTGAAAAAGACCCTGGATACCACCGTGGTAGACGGCTTCCAGCAAATGAATGAAGCCCTGAAGACGCGCGCGGAAGGGAACTAAAGGCTTCCTTATCCCGTGAAAAAAAGCGGCCCCGTTCGGGACCGCTTTTCGAGTCTGGCGGTCCGGCAAATTCAGCGACGGCGGCGGCGGGCCAGGCCGATGCCCGCGAGGCCGAGGCCGAGCAGGGCCAGCGTGGCGGGTTCGGGCAGCTCGTTCTGATTGATCACCAGATAGTCCAGGGAGAACCAGGAAGACGGTTCATTGGCCCGGATTTCCAGATAATGGATGTCCTCGAAATTGAAAATATAGGTTTCCATGGTTTCGGTCAGCTCAAAGGCGCTGCTGGAGACAATTTCGTTGAGGTCCGCATCGTAGCCGAACAGCTGCAGGGTCTCGGCGCTCCAGAAATAGTCGACGCCCAGTCTGGCAAAGCGGCCGAGGGTGAAATCCGCCGGGCCCTTGAAGTCGATCCACAGGCTCAGCGGCCCGCCCGCATTCCAGGCATAGGCGGTGCCGCTTACGTTGTACGGGGCCGCGGGTGCCGGCGGGTCGGCCACGGTCCCAATGGCCCAGCCGGGTGAGCCGTTGTAGAAGAGCGGGACGCCGGGTGTTTCGCCATAGGCCCATTCATAGCCGTAATAAGTGTCGCTGATCCCCAGGTCGGCGAAAGTGTCCATGACCTGATATTCTTCAAAATCGATGATCACGGCCCGGGCCGGGGCGGCGCCAAGGATGAGCAGAAAGGCGCCGATAAGGATACGGAATATTTTTGTCATGGCAGGTTCTCCACAAGTTCCCTCAAGGCAAAAGGAAAGCGGCCCACTCAGCTGATCGCAGGAGCTGCTTTCAATTCTGTGATTCTGTTACGCTGCACTGCCGGCGCCGGGCCAGGCCGACGCCGATGAGGCCGAGGCCGAGCAGGGCCAGGGCGGCGGGTTCGGAAACCTCGTTCTGATTGATCACCAGATAGTCAACGGCATAGAACCAGTCGGTGTCGTTGGCGCGGATTTCCAGAAACTGGATGTCCTCGAAATTGAAGATATGGGTTTCCAGGGTGTCAGTCAGGTCAAAGACACTGCTGGAGACGATTTCATTCATGCCGGCGTCATAGCCGAACAGCTGCAGGGTGGTGGCGTTCCAGAGATAGTCGGGGCTCGCCTTGGCAAAGCGGCCGAGGGTGAAATCCACCAGGCCCTTGAAGTCGATCCACAGGCTTTGCGGGCCGCTGGCATTCCAGGCGTAGGCGGTGCCGCTGACGCCGGCCGGGGCCGGTAATCCCGTGATTGCGGGATCGGACAGGGTCGCCAGCGCCCAGCCGGTCGGGGCGTTGGCGAAATTGGCCACACCGGGGGAGGTGCCGAAGCCCCATTCATAGCCGTAATAGCTGTCGCTGATCCCCAGGTTGTTGAAATTGTCCCGGACCTGATATTCTTCAAAATCGATGATCAGGGCCTGGGCTGTGGAAGCGCCAAGGCTGAGCAGCAGGGCGCCGACAAGGATGGCGATTTTTTTACTCATAGCGAAATCCTCTCCATATTCTGCACTTCTTATGTAAGCAAATGCTGTGCCAGAATCTAAGTGGCTGATAATAAGATGTTTTGTAAATATTAGGGTGAAATAATGTAAAGAATTCCGACAAAGAGTCAGGAATCTTTACAACATTCGCCACAAGGTTATTTCCTGTGGATGGACAAGAGCCTGGGACTTTCTACCTGTGGTAGATTTCCGCCGCGGCTTTTTGATGCAAAAAAGCCGCGACGCAGATCGATTTTTCAATGATTTCGCCTGCAGAATTATGGTGATTTTGCGAACCCGCCATACTGTTACGGTAACATCCGGAAAGCTTACTGTAACAATATTGTCATATTTCCGGCGGGCCCTACAAAGGAGGCACACATAAACCACAAAACCATGGGGATATCACTTTGAAAAATAATCACAAAAACCATCGTTTCACAGCCGTCACTATCCTTCCGCTGCTGCTGGCGGCTTCCCTGGCCACCGGGGCCCGGGCGGACGACGGCCGGGCGGACTCCTTTGCCTTTGTCGGCGGCAGCCTCGCCACCTTCAAAGACGACAGTTACGGCGACAACAGCCATTTCGGCTTCGGCGCCGATGCCCTGTACCTGAAAAAAGTCTGGGGCGGCCTGTCGCTCGGCGTCAATGCCAATGTCACCTTCGGACTGGAAAAGTCCAATGACCTCGCCTTCAATAACGGCACCCGGAACTTCAGCGGCGAGGCGAAGGAAACGCTCACCGTCTATACAGTGTCGCTGGTGCTGGGCGGCATTTCGGAATTTGACAGCGGCGGCCGGCTCGCCTATTTCGCAGGCCCCACCATCGGCGGCCGCTCCGGCGATTATGACGTGTCCTGGGAGCCTGATGCCGCCGCCGAAGGACTGACCAGCCACAGCTCGTCCGACAGCGACACCCTGTACGGCCTGACCGCCGGCGCCTATTACAAATTCCCGGGCTCGGGCTGGACTGTCGGCGTCAACGCCAGCGGCTATTTCGTCGCTGACGAATATGATGACTATGTCTTTTCCCACAGGCTCGGCCTGTCGGTGGGCTACAGCTTCTAGGCGCTCGCCGCGGCGTCCCGGCCCTGGTTGAGGAACATCAGGGTCAGGGCGCAGGGGCCGGGGCAAATCATGGGGGGCGGCGATGAAATAACCTTTTGCTAACTTGCTCAAGCTAGACTCTCTGGAAACGTCCAGGAGATGAGGGAGTTAGAGTGGGGAAAATTCTCAAATTCCGCAGAAGAAGACCATTCGGTCTCGATGTCTTTGTTGCTGCCTCGGTTGGCCTTGTCGCCGGGGGCGTCATACATTTTTCGTTGCCTGTGAATGTTTGGGATCGAAGCACCGCAATCGTGATGCCTTTCAGTCAAAGCGATTTTGCCGGTGGGGAAACAATCTCCGGTCCGGCAGTTGTGATCGACGGCGACACTCTCAGCATTCACAGCCGCCGTATTCGGCTTCAGGGGATTGATGCTCCGGAGTTAAGTCAGAATTGTGCCCGGAACGGAAACGCTTATTCCTGCGGCCATGAAGCCAAGCGTTATCTTGAAAGCCTGATTGCCGGGCGGCCGGTTACCTGCCACAGTGGCGAGCAAGATGAATACGGCCGCGCCGTGGCCAAATGTTTCGTCGGCGGGGGCACCGACCTCAATGCCCGCATGGTGGAGCGTGGACAGGCTATCGCCTACCTTTATTTCTCCCGTGACTATGCTGCGGAACAATCCCGCGCCAAAGAGGCCGGGCGCGGCATCTGGAACGGGGAATTCCTCGAGCCCTATGAGTATCGCCAGCGGAGACGGTAAGTTTTTGAGTGACAAAAATTGCTTTTTTGGGCACCCTTACAACCACAGGGGTTGTATTAATGGTCAAGGCAATTTTAACACTAAAACCAGATTCTTCCTACAATGACAAAAGGGAGGAATGGTATCATTTCCCACAGACTTATCTAAATCAAATCCGGAACTCATTGGGTGACTGGTTCATATATTATGAGCCAAGACGATTATCTACGCATTTGAATAAGGCTGGCGGAAAACAGGCTTACTTTGCGGTAGGTAAGATTGCAGATATTAAAAGTGATCTGCACAATGAGGGCCATTACTACGCAAAGATAGAAAAATACCTGGATTTCGATCATATGGTTTCGTTCAAGGAAGGTGATTTTTATTATGAGGGCGGACTGGTAAAAGAGGATGGGAGTACTAATAAAGGTGCTTTTGGCCGAGCCGTACGTAATATAGAGGATCATGAGTATGAAGCTATTTTGCGGGCCGGTTTTGAATTTTCCTTGATTGGTGAAGAAAAATACTACAGGCGTAATGCGGAACCAGTTCAAGAATTTGGAGAAGGTGAGCAACAGGAGTTTGAGCGCCCAATTGTTGAAAAATTGGTAGCTCGCCCGTTTAGAGATGACGCGTTTCGTTTTTCTGTAAGACATGCCTATAATGAAACCTGCGCAATGACAGGACTGAAAATTATTAATGGTGGGGGGCGTCCAGAAGTTCAAGCCGCGCATATTATGCCTGTGGCTGATAAGGGACCAGATTCCATCCGAAATGGCCTAGCTTTATCCGGTACCGTTCATTGGATGTTTGATAGGGGTCTTTTGTCGCTAGATGACGAATATAGAATACTGACAGCCGACGAGTATTTACCTCCGCAAGTGAAGCATTTGTTGAACTCCTCTGGAAGAATAACCTTGCCGGAGAGATCTGAGTTTTTCCCTCATCCAAGATATTTGGAGTTTCATAGAAAAACATTTTTCAAGGGATAGTTCCCCCCAATTGACATCCCCGCGCCCGCGCCGTAGGCTTTTTTGATCTGAACGCCTGCAAAAAATAATAACCTCAGGGGATATCATCATGCGCCTTGCCCGCCTGCTACCGGCCTTCATCGGCCTCATTTGTTTCACCTCCGGAACGGCCCTTGCCGCCGCGTCCGACTCCGACCATGCCCAAAAGACTTTCGAGATCTACAAGCATATTGTCGAGATCGACAGCTCGAAAACCAGCGGTGGCGCGCCGGCGGTGGCCCATTATCTGGCGGACCAGCTGCTGGCCGCCGGCTTCCCCAAAGAGGACGTGCAGGTGGTGATGACCGACGGCGTGCCGGCGCTGATCGCCCGCCTGCGCGGTGACAGCTTCAGCGGCAAAAAGCCGATCCTGATCCTCGGTCACATGGATGTGGTCGAGGCCAATCCCGCCGACTGGGAGCGCCCGCCCTTCACCCTGACCGAGGATGACACCCATTATTTTGGCCGCGGCTCCGAGGACGACAAGTTCGGCATCGCCCAGGCGACCGCCACCTTCATCCGCCTCAAAAAGGAAGGCTTTGTGCCGAACCGGGATATTTACCTGGCCTTTTCCGGTGACGAGGAAACCGGCATGGTCAGCACGAAAATGCTGGCCGCCCATCCGGTGCTCTCGACCGCGGAATATGCGCTCAATACCGATGCCGGCGGCGGCATGCTGGAGGCGGACGGCACGCCCGTCGCCTATGGGGTGCAGGCGGCGGAAAAGACCTATGCCACCTGGGAAGTGACCGCCACCAATCCCGGCGGCCACAGCTCGCGCCCGCGTCCGGATAACGCCATCTACGACCTGGCCGACGCCATCAGGAAAATCCAGGCCCATCGCTTTCCGGTGCGCTGGAGCGACATGACGCTCAATTATTTCCGCGAAACCGGCCAGAAGGTGGGCGGTGAACTGGGCGCGGCCATGATCGCCTTTGCCGATAATCCCGAGGATACGGCGGCCTCCGACCGGCTGTGGACGGAATCTTCCTATGTGGGCACCACCCGCACCACCTGCGTGGTGACCATGCTGCGCGGCGGCCATGCGGAAAACGCCCTGCCGCAGTCGGCGACCGCCACGGTCAACTGCCGCATTTTCCCCGGCGTCAAGGTGGCCGAGGTGGAGCAGGTGCTGAAAAAAGTGGTGGCCAATGACAAGCTGGAGTTCAAAATCCTCGGCGATGCGGACGCAAGCCCGATTTCCGAGCCCCGCGCCGACGTCATGGCGGCGGTGGCCAAAGCGGTGCATGCCCGCTACCCCGGCCTGAAGCTGATCCCCTATATGGAATCCGGCGGCACCGACGGCAAGCAGTTCCGCAAAAACGGCATCCCCACCTGGGGGGTCTCGAGCCTGTTTATGGACCCGAACGAGATGTATGCCCACGGCCTCAACGAGCGGGTGACCAAAGCGGCCTTCACCGGCGCGCTTGATCACTGGAGCATTATTCTCAAGACCCTCGCTGGCGGGAAGTAACTTCCCGGTTGCTCTTATGGATCAGGAGTCCTATACAGGGCTCCTGATTTTCTTTGTGCAAAGGATACCGTCATGAGCGAACTGCCGCCCTGCCCGAAATGTAACAGCCCCTATGCCTATGAGGACGGGGCGCTGCTGATCTGCCCGGAATGCGGCCATGAATGGAACCCGGCCCAGGCGGCCGAGGAAAATGTGGTGCGCGACAGCGTCGGCAATATCCTGTCCGACGGCGATACCGTGACCGTGATCAAGGACCTGAAAGTGAAGGGCTCCTCTTCCACGGTCAAGGTCGGCACCAAGGTCAAGAACATCCGCCTGGTCGAGGGCGATCATGACATCGACTGCAAGATCGACGGCATCGGCTCCATGGGCCTCAAGTCCGAGTTCGTGCGCAAGGTCCAGGACTGAAGTCGGCCTGATCACTATTTGATTGTGACAGCTTCGAAACGGGTGTAAATTGCGCCGGATAACGGTTTTGGCGCATCGCTGCCTGTGGGAAAGGGCGCCCTTCGGAGTGATGATTACCTGTGACCTCTTTGCCTCTTTCCCCGCGTCCCGGCCGCGGGAGTTCCCTCGAGGGCGGTGCTGATCAGCGCCTGTTCGAGCATATTGCCCGGGAGCTGGAGGACAAGGGCTATTGCCTCTATACCGGCGGCCTGTCCGACCAACTGGACTATATCCTGGCCGGGCAACTGCCCGAGTTTCCGGCCCGCGACTTTCGCCCGGCCCGCATCGGCCGCGAGAAGACCCGCCAGAAAAACACCAGCATCCGCCGCGACGAGATCAGCTGGATCACCGGTGAGCGCCCGGCCGGCCGGGCCTGGCTCGACTGGGCCGACGAGCTGCGGCTCTATCTCAACTGTCGCCTGTTCCTGGGCCTCACCAGCTTCGAAAGCCACTATGCCCGCTACGGCGAGGGCGATTTCTACCGCCGCCATCTTGACGCTTTCCCGGGCGAGGCCAACCGGGTCCTCTCCCTGGTCGCCTATCTCAACCATGACTGGGCGCCGGGCGATGGTGGCGAGATCATCCTCTATCCGGACGCCGCCGCGCCGGTGGCGACGGCCCCGGCCTTCGGCACCCTGGCCATTTTCCTCGCTGAGGAAATGCCCCATGAGGTGCTGCCCTGCCGCACGGAACGGCTGTCCATCGCCGGCTGGTTCCGGGTCCGGCCGCTGGAAACGCCGCTCCTGTAGCCGTCGGGCCGGGACAGCAGGTTCCTCCGGTCAAGAAATATTAGAATATCCCTGGCCTGCAAATATTAGGAAAAAATTAACCCTAAGCATGCTAGGCTGACCAGTCAGGGCTTGTCTGGGAGTAGCTGTGGGTGTATATGGGTAATCTTTGTAAATACCGAAAAGCAGTTAGCCGTTTGTATTTCAACGGTTTTCCGGATAATTTCTATCCATTGTGCACATGGACTGGCGCCTGCGAAGTTACAGGCCTTTCCCGGGGGGTCTATTCATAAGATGACACTCGACTGGAATATTCTCGACAAGGAAAGCACCGTTCTTCTGGAGATTTTTGAGAACTCCGTTGATGCTTTTATTGCCCTGGACAAGGACCAGAAGATCACTCTTTTTAACAAGGGGGCCGAGGGTATTTTCGGCTATCGCAGCGAGGAAATCGTCGGGAAAAAGCTCGATGTCCTGCTGCCTGACGGTGTGGCCCGGATTCACCGGCGTCATGTAAACGCCTTTAAAACAGAAAGCAACCCGTCCCGCATGATGGGAGATCGCAAGGTCTTTTATGGCAAGTCCAAGGGCGGTGGTTTGATTCCCCTGCATATTGCCATCCAGCATCACAACTCTGACCAGATACAATTTTCGGCGATCTGTCGGGATATTTCCCACAGGATGGACCGGGAAAGAAAGCTGTCCGAACAGAAATCAAAATTCGAGGCCCTGTTCAACAGCTCCAACCGGCTGATCTTCCTGATAGATGAAGAAGGCAGGGTTCGGGAAGCCAACAACACGGCCTTTGATATTTTGGGCCCCGATCAGGATTGTTGCCTGGGAATGTACATCTGGGAATGCGCGTTCTGGAAGGATGATATTGACCGGGCCCGGCTCCGGCGGGAACTTGGCACCCTGGAAGGGGGACGGTTTGGCAAATTGCAGGCAAAAATAGTCTCGCCGGACGGGAAAAAAATTTCTCTCGATATCAGCCTGAAGAAATTTTCCATCGACGGCTATGACGAAAAACTCATCGTTCTTGAGGCGATGGATGTGACCAGGCTTGCGGAAACCAACGACGCACTGAGAAAAAGCGAACGCAGTCTGGCGCGGGCGCAGCAAATTTCTCACCTGGGAAGCTGGGAATGGGATATGGAGACGGACGACCTGTATTGGTCGGACGAAGCTTTTCGCATCTTCGGCCGGACACCCAACGCTTTCGGCGCGTCCTATCCTGCGTTCCTGGAAAGCATTCACCCGGAGGACAGGTCAAAGGTGGAAAAAGCCGTGGCCAATGCCGTCGAGTATTGCAAGCCTTACAATATCATTCATCGCATCCGCACGCCTGACGGTGAAGAAAAAATCGTTCATGAACTGGGAGAGGTCTTGCGGGACGAGATGGAAAAACCGTTACGTATGACCGGTACGGTGCAGGATATTACGGAAAACTGGCACCGGGAAAAGGCCCTGTCCGAAGCCCATAGCAGGGCGGAAGCGGCCAACCGCGCCAAGTCCCAGTTCCTGGCCACCATGAGTCATGAACTGCGGACGCCGCTGAATGCTATTATCGGCTTCAGCAGCAGCATGAAGGACGGTATTTTCGGCGAGCTGGACGCGAAATATAAGGAATATGTCGGCTATATAAAGGACAGCGGGGAACATCTGCTCTCCATCATCAATGATATTCTCGATCTCTCCCGCATTGAAGTGGGCACCATTGACCTTCGATCCGACTGGATCAGTCCATCACAGCTTCTGGACAAGAGCCTGAAATATATTTCGGAAAGAGCCCATAACAAATGCATCAAGCTGAGCGTCAACAGGGAAGAGGACCTTCCGGACGTTTATCTGGATGAACGCCACACCGGCCAAATCCTGATTAATCTGCTGACCAATTCGGTGAAATTTACCGATCCCGGGGGAACGATTGAACTTGGGGCGCGGCGCAAAGGCAAAGAAATCGAAATGTTTGTCCGCGATACCGGTATTGGTATGAGCGAAGAGGATGTGAAGAAAGTTTTCCAGCCGTTTGTGCAGGCCGATATGAGTTATGCCCGCAACCATGAAGGGGTCGGTCTGGGACTTGCGATCGTCAAACAGCTGGCGGAACTGCAGGGCGGCCATGTGGAA encodes:
- a CDS encoding PEP-CTERM sorting domain-containing protein, whose amino-acid sequence is MSKKIAILVGALLLSLGASTAQALIIDFEEYQVRDNFNNLGISDSYYGYEWGFGTSPGVANFANAPTGWALATLSDPAITGLPAPAGVSGTAYAWNASGPQSLWIDFKGLVDFTLGRFAKASPDYLWNATTLQLFGYDAGMNEIVSSSVFDLTDTLETHIFNFEDIQFLEIRANDTDWFYAVDYLVINQNEVSEPAALALLGLGLIGVGLARRRQCSVTESQN
- a CDS encoding outer membrane beta-barrel protein, encoding MKNNHKNHRFTAVTILPLLLAASLATGARADDGRADSFAFVGGSLATFKDDSYGDNSHFGFGADALYLKKVWGGLSLGVNANVTFGLEKSNDLAFNNGTRNFSGEAKETLTVYTVSLVLGGISEFDSGGRLAYFAGPTIGGRSGDYDVSWEPDAAAEGLTSHSSSDSDTLYGLTAGAYYKFPGSGWTVGVNASGYFVADEYDDYVFSHRLGLSVGYSF
- a CDS encoding acyl-CoA thioesterase — encoded protein: MIETYRGIVYPTQLDHMGHMNVQWYTAKFDEATWHFVSALGLTQDYVQGSGMGMAALQNTTHYKAEVMVGRLLVIKSKLLEINNKTIKFLHVMYDAESGQEVATSELIGAHLDRTKRKAVPFPEEIAAKARAMLAAEQ
- a CDS encoding acyltransferase family protein translates to MDRNSTRRYDLDWIRVIAFGILIFYHIGMFFNSEGWHVKSVHMNDTLDHFMWLSSAFRMSLLFLISGVALRYAVDKNGSVARFAVRRFGRLFIPLLFGILVIVTPQSYFQLLATGEITPGYLEFYGRYLSADGNFSIIVPTWNHLWYVAYLLAYTMLLLPLLPAVRKLADVLDRPWFGALMGGGRLFILPATLFITYRFTTDIAFPQTYALWGDWGAHARYGSYFLIGFLLAKNSTFWDVLARTWRIAAVGTVLLAVSLFLLWANWDNWFGGITWIENIVRAMYPLYAWVTIMAILGAGQTYLNRPGKLLSYCTEAVFPWYILHQTLIVLAGVMVDPMGLGVWSEFLVILTVTAGGCLLLHEYVIRRTPLLRPLFGVPMKARERRASAQPQLAE
- a CDS encoding thermonuclease family protein; the protein is MPFSQSDFAGGETISGPAVVIDGDTLSIHSRRIRLQGIDAPELSQNCARNGNAYSCGHEAKRYLESLIAGRPVTCHSGEQDEYGRAVAKCFVGGGTDLNARMVERGQAIAYLYFSRDYAAEQSRAKEAGRGIWNGEFLEPYEYRQRRR
- a CDS encoding HNH endonuclease, whose product is MTKIAFLGTLTTTGVVLMVKAILTLKPDSSYNDKREEWYHFPQTYLNQIRNSLGDWFIYYEPRRLSTHLNKAGGKQAYFAVGKIADIKSDLHNEGHYYAKIEKYLDFDHMVSFKEGDFYYEGGLVKEDGSTNKGAFGRAVRNIEDHEYEAILRAGFEFSLIGEEKYYRRNAEPVQEFGEGEQQEFERPIVEKLVARPFRDDAFRFSVRHAYNETCAMTGLKIINGGGRPEVQAAHIMPVADKGPDSIRNGLALSGTVHWMFDRGLLSLDDEYRILTADEYLPPQVKHLLNSSGRITLPERSEFFPHPRYLEFHRKTFFKG
- a CDS encoding SRPBCC domain-containing protein, with translation MKHQISTSIDIKAPPAEVWKILTDFDSWGEWNPFIPRISGDQVKGGKVSASIRTPGGKSISFTATITDYEAEKVLEWYGSPPIPGLFSGRHWYRLEPIDGGTRFSQGEKFNGLLIRLLKKTLDTTVVDGFQQMNEALKTRAEGN
- a CDS encoding LytTR family DNA-binding domain-containing protein translates to MLRLMETLRTYWQAMVQMALRDRLLHFLAAFTFGITVVNIMTYISDARRQGGEPDLLRPVITEFSSALALVLLLPALFVFFDRLPLTRKDWVRLLLPYFAVSVAFSLLHVTMMVLMRKLAWVVLFDGTYDFFSNGPGDILYEYRKDLLSFLLYVSVHKLQRQVKMAGKAGREKAPVVLKSGATTIHLYPDDFLYAKAAGNYVDITSGSGTQLARITLSDLENLLQDSGADVVRIHRSAIVNRSSIVETAPIAGGDMNVKLKGGEMLRASRRYKERLL